In Deinococcus irradiatisoli, the genomic stretch TGTCGTTCGGCGCGCCGCCGACCTGAAGGAGGGGCGGCGGCGGCGCGCGGAGGGTCAGCGCCTGACCGGTGAGTGGGTGTTCGAAGCGCAGGCGCTGGGCGTGCAGCCAGTAGCCGCCGTCGCCCGGTAGCCCCGGCAGGTCGGGCAGCGGCCTTCCGCCGGGGCCGTAGAGCGGGTCGCCCAGCAGCGGGTGGCCGATGCTCGCCAGATGAATGCGGATCTGGTGCGGGCGTCCGGTGAAGATGTCCACCTCGAAGAGGGTCGAGCCGGGCGAAGGTGACTGGCGGCGTTCCAGCACCCGCGCCAGGCTGCGCGAAGGTTTGCCCGCCGGCGTGGCCGCGTGCACCTCGCCCAGCCGGGGGTGGGCCACTGGCCCGATGCCCGCGTGGATGTTGTACTCGCCGTGCGCCGCCTGGCCCCGGCTGAGTGCCCGGTAGCGCTTGTCAACCCGCTGCTCGCGCCAGGCCCG encodes the following:
- a CDS encoding RluA family pseudouridine synthase; this translates as MLNGGYCYREQLNRRAEGQRVLDYLSARYPHSPREAWQARLERGEVRLGDEVAGGHEVLRAGQWLSWQRPPWQEAEVPLHFGLVHEDRALIAVDKPSGLPTMPGGGFLQHTLLHLVRAEFPQASPLHRLGRGTSGLVLFARTPETASHLSRAWREQRVDKRYRALSRGQAAHGEYNIHAGIGPVAHPRLGEVHAATPAGKPSRSLARVLERRQSPSPGSTLFEVDIFTGRPHQIRIHLASIGHPLLGDPLYGPGGRPLPDLPGLPGDGGYWLHAQRLRFEHPLTGQALTLRAPPPPLLQVGGAPNDSGA